The stretch of DNA ATATAGGTTTTGCCATACATGCTCTTTTCCACCCACGCCCCGAACGCTTCGAGCAGTGCGTTGTCGGTGTCGGTCGCGAGCGGAAAGGAAAGGCCATATTTGGCGGTGAAGGACTGGTGCTTCTTCGCGCTGTCCTTGGACACGCCCAGAATGGCGGTGCCGGCGGCATCGAACGCGGCGGCAAGTTCGGAGAATGCCTGGGCTTCCTTGGTGCAGCCGGGCGTATCATCCTTGGGATAGAAATAGAGCACCAGCTTGCGCCCGCGCCACGCGGCCAGCGTCGTCTGCGCGCCGTCCATCGCCTCGAACGCCGCCTCGGGTGCCATGTCGCCGACCTGAACCATGATCCTCAGCCCTCCTCGCTCCGCGCGACGATCCGCGCCCAGCATTCAGCGACGCTTTGCCGCGCGGCGGCATAGCCTGCAAGCAGGTCCGGCCAGTCGGCAAAGCCGCAGGCCCGGGCGACCAGCGCCCGGCCGGGCGGCGGCGGTTCCTGCGCATCGGGGGCGACGAGGCGCAGCGTCACCAGCAGCCGGGTCAGCATGTCATGCGCGGGCCCGAGCGCGGCCGGCAGATGCCCGGCCTCCACAAGCGCGGCAATCGCGCGCCGCAGATCGGGATCGACGCCGGTCCGGTGCTCAAGCTGGGCGACATGGACGCAGAACTCCAGATCCACCAGCCCGCCTTCGACGAGCTTGGCGTCGAGCGGCCCGGCGGGCGGCTTGTGGGCGCGCATGTCGCGCCGCATCGCGACCGCATCGGCCAGCAGCTTAGGGATGTCGCGCGGCGCGCCGAGCGCGGCGTCGATCGCCGCCTGCACCGCCGCCCGCGCCGCCGGCGACCCATAGACCGGGCGCGCGCGCGCCAGCGCCATATGTTCCCAGGTCCAGGCCTCGCGCGCCTGATAATCGGCAAAGGACTGCACGGTGACCGCCAGCAGCCCCTTCGCCCCCGACGGGCGCAGCCGGGTGTCGACATCGTAAAGCGGCCCGGCGGCGGTGGGTGCCGACAAGGCGGCGGTCACGCGCTGGGCAAGCCTTGCATAATAGCGTGTCGCCTCCAACGGGCGCGGCCCATCCGATTCGGCCATGAAATCGCCGGTGAACAGATAGACGAGATCAAGGTCCGACGCATGGGTCAGCGCCCGCCCGCCGAGCCGGCCGAGCGCGATCATCGTCAGCTCGCTGCCCGGAACCCGGCCGTGGGCGGCGACATGTTCGGCAATCGCCGCATCGGCGAGCGTGACCAGCGCCGCCTCGGCGACGCGCGCATAGCCGGCGGCGACGTCGAGCGGGTCGCTCGCACCCTCGATAATCTGCACGCCGAGCGCAAAGCGGCGTTCGCCAACCGCCTGGCGGACATGATCGAGCAGCCCCTCATAGCCCCGGTCCGCATCGCCGCCCGCAAACTGCGCGGCGAGCGTGCCCAGATCGGGCGGCAGCGCAAAGGCGGTGGCGTCGATCAGCCCGTCGAGCAGGTCGGGCCGCCGCCCGAGATCGGCGGCAAGCGCCGGCGCATGGCTGAGAATGCCGGCGAGCAGCCGGGCGAGCGCCGGGCGCGCGGCGAGCAGGCGGAAAAAGTTGAGCGCGGTCGGCACGCGCGCGACAATGTCGTCCAGCCGGTGCAGCGCACGATCGGGATCGGGGGCCTGGCCCAGCGCGGTCACAAGCACCGGCAGCATGTCTTCCAGTGCAGCCCGCGCGGCCGCGCTCTGCAGCGCGCGCACGCCGCCGCCGCGCCAGCGCGCAATCGTCGCGCGCGCCGGGCCGGGGGGATCGAACCCGGCCTCGGCAAGCGCGCGGTCGAGCGCGTCATCGTCAAGCGGCAGGCCCGGCGCGGCATCGGCACCCAGCGCGCCATAGATGTCGGCCACGGCGGCAACATGCGGCGCAAGCGTGGCGACCAGCGCCGCCCCGTCG from Sphingomonas changnyeongensis encodes:
- a CDS encoding peroxiredoxin: MVQVGDMAPEAAFEAMDGAQTTLAAWRGRKLVLYFYPKDDTPGCTKEAQAFSELAAAFDAAGTAILGVSKDSAKKHQSFTAKYGLSFPLATDTDNALLEAFGAWVEKSMYGKTYMGIDRSTFLIDAEGRIARIWRKVKVPGHAAEVLAAAQAL
- a CDS encoding bifunctional [glutamine synthetase] adenylyltransferase/[glutamine synthetase]-adenylyl-L-tyrosine phosphorylase, yielding MDPAAPPPRSSAADRHPPADPAAPVAAARDAIARARAHAPFLRHLLDRHPDLDALLAAGDLAGALAAARAETPGDPLARTLRRLRARLALVLAIGDLAGLIDLETVTATLSDLADLALDRAIAAAIAERTPGAPIRGFAAIALGKHGGRELNYSSDIDPIFLFDPDTLPCRPREEPGEAAVRIGRRVVELLQARDADGYVFRVDLRLRPSPEVTPIALPVEAAIGYYESSALAWERAAFVRARAAAGDADLGRMFLEAVRPFVWRRALDFGAIGEMQAMSRQIRAHHAAGQMLGPGFDLKRGRGGIREVEFFTQIHQLIHGGRDRELRLATTLDALAALAARGLVEAGEAGRLATAYRLYRAIEHRLQMVDDRQTHELPADAAALDSVARLHGLDDGAALVATLAPHVAAVADIYGALGADAAPGLPLDDDALDRALAEAGFDPPGPARATIARWRGGGVRALQSAAARAALEDMLPVLVTALGQAPDPDRALHRLDDIVARVPTALNFFRLLAARPALARLLAGILSHAPALAADLGRRPDLLDGLIDATAFALPPDLGTLAAQFAGGDADRGYEGLLDHVRQAVGERRFALGVQIIEGASDPLDVAAGYARVAEAALVTLADAAIAEHVAAHGRVPGSELTMIALGRLGGRALTHASDLDLVYLFTGDFMAESDGPRPLEATRYYARLAQRVTAALSAPTAAGPLYDVDTRLRPSGAKGLLAVTVQSFADYQAREAWTWEHMALARARPVYGSPAARAAVQAAIDAALGAPRDIPKLLADAVAMRRDMRAHKPPAGPLDAKLVEGGLVDLEFCVHVAQLEHRTGVDPDLRRAIAALVEAGHLPAALGPAHDMLTRLLVTLRLVAPDAQEPPPPGRALVARACGFADWPDLLAGYAAARQSVAECWARIVARSEEG